From the genome of Methyloprofundus sedimenti, one region includes:
- a CDS encoding DUF4242 domain-containing protein: protein MPKYIIEREIPNAGQLTATELQQVSQKSCCILNDMGPQIQWVESYVTDDKIYCIYIAPDKQSIKTHAERGEFPANSIAEVKTMINPTTAEQCGG, encoded by the coding sequence ATGCCTAAATATATTATTGAACGAGAAATCCCTAATGCAGGCCAATTAACTGCAACTGAATTACAACAAGTATCACAAAAATCCTGCTGTATTCTGAACGATATGGGGCCACAAATTCAGTGGGTGGAAAGTTATGTAACGGACGATAAGATCTATTGCATTTATATCGCCCCCGATAAACAAAGCATTAAAACACATGCAGAACGTGGTGAATTTCCGGCAAATTCTATTGCCGAAGTAAAAACCATGATTAATCCAACAACTGCAGAACAGTGCGGAGGTTAA
- a CDS encoding (4Fe-4S)-binding protein: MKIQWDKQTCTHSGNCVESLPEVFKVADGQFVIEPDKATDAEITKVINQCPSGALKQID; encoded by the coding sequence ATGAAAATACAATGGGATAAACAAACATGCACGCACTCCGGCAACTGTGTTGAATCACTGCCCGAGGTATTTAAAGTGGCAGACGGACAATTTGTGATCGAACCGGACAAAGCGACTGACGCTGAAATCACCAAAGTAATCAATCAATGTCCTTCCGGCGCTCTTAAACAAATCGACTGA